One Catenulispora sp. GP43 genomic window carries:
- a CDS encoding LuxR C-terminal-related transcriptional regulator: MQTLEARCRRKPRRSDDSTHSSDQALELATRYGHTQRIGYLRCLLAGIAAVSGDEDRCRALAEPAIAEAQRLQVKRTVLCGRLALARLEMSLGRYEAALDLLESAAQGGFVPMQADLDLVEAAVRIGQPERAVASLARMRRWNEASGRPWVRAVALRCEALMAGDEAEPYFREALCLHGVAERPFDRARTDLLYGRWLRRAQRKAEARPRLRAAAQAFDQLGAAPWAERARAELRATGETAGSAAGGAGLKRLTAQELQVVRLAATGLSNREIGAQLYLSPRTVGYHLYKIFPKLGIASRGELTKLEL, translated from the coding sequence GTGCAGACCCTTGAGGCGCGGTGTCGCAGGAAGCCGCGCAGGAGCGATGACTCCACACATTCCTCCGATCAGGCGCTGGAGCTGGCGACGCGCTACGGCCACACGCAGCGGATCGGCTATCTGCGGTGTCTGCTGGCCGGCATCGCGGCCGTGTCGGGCGACGAGGACCGCTGCCGGGCGCTGGCCGAGCCGGCGATCGCCGAGGCGCAGCGGCTACAAGTGAAGCGCACGGTGCTCTGCGGGCGGCTGGCTTTGGCACGGCTGGAGATGAGCCTGGGCCGCTACGAGGCGGCCTTGGACCTCCTGGAATCGGCGGCGCAAGGGGGCTTCGTCCCCATGCAGGCCGATCTGGACCTGGTGGAGGCGGCCGTCCGGATCGGGCAGCCGGAGCGCGCTGTCGCGTCGCTGGCCCGGATGCGGAGGTGGAACGAGGCGTCAGGGCGGCCGTGGGTCCGCGCCGTGGCGCTGCGCTGCGAAGCACTGATGGCCGGCGACGAAGCCGAACCGTACTTCCGAGAGGCGCTGTGCCTGCACGGCGTGGCCGAGCGTCCCTTCGACCGAGCGCGGACCGACCTGCTGTACGGCCGATGGCTCCGGCGGGCTCAGCGCAAGGCCGAGGCTCGGCCCCGGCTGCGGGCCGCCGCGCAGGCCTTCGACCAGCTCGGTGCGGCGCCATGGGCCGAACGGGCCCGCGCGGAGCTGCGGGCCACCGGCGAGACCGCCGGCTCGGCGGCGGGCGGCGCCGGCCTCAAGCGACTGACGGCCCAGGAGCTCCAGGTGGTCCGGCTCGCGGCGACGGGGCTGTCGAACCGGGAGATCGGCGCCCAGCTCTATCTCAGCCCTCGTACGGTCGGGTACCACCTGTACAAGATCTTTCCGAAACTGGGGATCGCCTCGCGGGGAGAGTTGACGAAACTGGAGCTGTGA
- a CDS encoding LuxR C-terminal-related transcriptional regulator: MTWLVSSAPDQWEAMVRTGDLAEAEAVLDRYSAWADAVGQRWARAEAARGRAQLSAGRDAEPHFVAALDLHDGADDPYGRARTELAYGQWLRADRRRAEARDRLQAAVEGFDALGARLWAERAADELRAAGARPVRGAGRRNPVAALTPQELQVARLAAGGASNREIGAQLFLSPRTVGYHLYKIFPKLGIRSRAELAEFGL, translated from the coding sequence TTGACCTGGCTGGTGTCCTCGGCCCCGGACCAGTGGGAGGCGATGGTGCGGACCGGCGACCTCGCCGAGGCCGAAGCCGTCCTGGACCGGTACTCGGCGTGGGCCGACGCCGTCGGCCAGCGCTGGGCGCGCGCCGAGGCGGCGCGCGGCCGGGCACAGCTGAGCGCCGGCCGGGACGCCGAGCCGCACTTCGTGGCGGCCTTGGACCTGCACGACGGCGCCGACGACCCGTACGGCCGGGCGCGCACCGAGTTGGCGTACGGCCAGTGGCTGCGCGCGGACCGCCGCCGCGCCGAGGCCCGCGACCGGCTGCAGGCCGCCGTCGAGGGCTTCGACGCCCTCGGAGCGCGGTTGTGGGCCGAGCGCGCGGCGGACGAACTGCGGGCGGCCGGGGCACGGCCGGTCCGCGGTGCGGGCCGCCGCAACCCGGTGGCCGCCCTCACGCCGCAGGAGCTGCAAGTCGCCCGGCTCGCCGCCGGCGGCGCCTCCAACCGGGAGATCGGCGCCCAGCTGTTCCTGAGCCCACGGACGGTCGGGTACCACCTGTACAAGATCTTCCCCAAGCTCGGCATCCGGTCGCGCGCGGAGCTGGCGGAGTTCGGGCTCTGA